Proteins co-encoded in one Apodemus sylvaticus chromosome 6, mApoSyl1.1, whole genome shotgun sequence genomic window:
- the Pcare gene encoding photoreceptor cilium actin regulator isoform X3, producing the protein MGCTPSHNAIVNSVAKSGIQFFKKPKAVLPGCQWGSQQCPIPLLVQSSTFCDPGGELHLGQRLAEETASSKKLQAMAEDLCQLPKDMEGLIPESQTFQRNKSQSHVATDISSRTEGSHRTEVDFSGDGSKENTPQETSKGNREPTCPQSESQDPCCQTAPESKGKVDFPEPLVKAHQRAYAYLHSSLSRYEAVVRLVQQASQTWELLRPMLSFLLLCFEETSQLLGEIAKDGDVLLQEVRGDLAWPLRKGEPWEHPPDLLQQLLQYTVSKLQVVHGTVAALTGSFLEGSSSCLRATAGHLEGKLSTKRGIDECILRALGQLESLASGHGDPGLLGAPLCSEDSGIGADNESVHSLEKLGKQASWDFTAELGEWKPGTAAQVEARPSGHAWQKGPDWAGSDRPQDCPLSSPRIAKIQPAVQDEARSSSTCSAGPEAVTHRPSEAAKDIPWDSLGTEIPVGTHLSRSSGLIDAPSLSEDEDSSPEEEDELSSTGLHPEPQKALPSRPRSSPGTRESLFQPYSKKLRSPQAQEMILKMKEAISERIKFVPVLSRPQDWAEDEEGRTVAPPRPRSVSGSRRVPERQRRSHSEGCLKGHVEDPTLQELRRVQTDLSRRLEVFYALGATRQGQSREQCLPSRVSVLWPPTSCRVSPNPGGLLRTPIGGWRGSSGPRLRADSQKRTVLNALNPLPFVGRTASDRQRQQGDPLQLPGADWESHPCQNSSSSSESPKQELPPWLNSRVPDLQGIGTKWASPLELCVLGQGLQPEARMSRSQDRSQPESQAQHKEVS; encoded by the exons ATGGGGTGCACTCCATCACACAATGCCATCGTCAACAGCGTTGCCAAGAGTGGCATTCAGTTTTTTAAGAAGCCGAAGGCAGTTTTGCCAGGATGTCAGTGGGGCAGCCAACAATGCCCCATCCCTTTGCTGGTTCAAAGTTCCACCTTCTGTGACCCCGGTGGGGAGCTGCACCTGGGACAGAGGCTGGCAGAGGAGACGGCAAGTTCCAAGAAGCTCCAGGCCATGGCTGaagatctttgtcagctcccaaaAGATATGGAAGGACTGATCCCAGAAAGCCAAACCTTCCAGAGGAACAAATCACAAAGCCACGTAGCTACGGATATTTCATCCAGGACAGAAGGCTCGCATAGGACAGAAGTAGATTTTTCTGGGGACGGGAGTAAGGAAAACACTCCCCAGGAGACCTCAAAGGGGAACAGAGAGCCAACATGCCCTCAATCAGAGAGCCAGGACCCTTGTTGCCAAACCGCTCCTGAGTCAAAAGGCAAAGTGGACTTCCCGGAGCCCCTGGTGAAGGCCCACCAGCGCGCTTATGCCTACCTGCACTCCAGCCTCTCCAGATACGAAGCAGTGGTGCGCCTTGTCCAGCAAGCCAGCCAGACCTGGGAGCTGCTGAGGCCCATGCTCAGCTTCCTGCTGCTGTGCTTCGAGGAGACCAGCCAGCTTCTAGGAGAAATCGCTAAAGATGGAGATGTGCTCCTGCAGGAAGTTAGAGGGGATCTGGCATGGCCGCTGAGGAAAGGCGAGCCCTGGGAACACCCCCCAGACCTCCTGCAACAGCTGCTGCAGTACACGGTCAGCAAGTTGCAGGTGGTCCACGGCACAGTGGCCGCCCTCACTGGGAGCTTCCTGGAAGGCTCCAGCAGCTGCCTCAGAGCCACTGCCGGCCACCTGGAAGGTAAGCTGAGCACCAAGAGAGGTATTGATGAATGTATCCTAAGGGCCCTGGGACAACTAGAGAGCCTGGCCAGTGGCCACGGTGACCCTGGGCTGCTGGGTGCACCCTTATGCTCTGAGGACAGTGGCATTGGTGCTGATAATGAGTCCGTGCACTCCCTGGAGAAGCTGGGCAAGCAGGCCAGCTGGGACTTTACAGCAGAGCTTGGAGAATGGAAGCCCGGGACCGCAGCCCAAGTGGAGGCCCGGCCGTCAGGACATGCCTGGCAGAAAGGTCCAGACTGGGCAGGTTCAGACAGACCCCAGGACTGTCCACTGTCCAGTCCTAGGATAGCAAAGATTCAACCTGCAGTACAGGATGAAGCCAGGAGCTCGAGCACCTGCTCCGCAGGCCCAGAAGCAGTCACGCACAGGCCCTCAGAGGCTGCCAAAGACATTCCGTGGGACTCTCTGGGCACTGAGATCCCTGTGGGGACACACCTTTCTCGAAGCTCTGGACTGATTGATGCGCCATCCCTGAGTGAAGATGAGGACAGTAGcccagaggaggaagatgaactTAGCAGCACGGGCCTGCATCCTGAGCCTCAGAAAGCCCTACCTTCCAGACCACGATCCTCACCCGGCACCCGGGAAAGCCTGTTTCAACCCTACTCCAAGAAGCTTAGGAGCCCCCAGGCCCAGGAGATGATTCTGAAGATGAAAGAGGCCATCAGTGAAAGGATCAAGTTTGTCCCCGTGCTTTCCAGGCCCCAGGACTGGGCTGAGGACGAGGAGGGGAGGACAGTGGCCCCTCCCAGACCCAGATCAGTCAGTGGCAGCAGGAGGGTCCCTGAGAGACAAAGGAGGTCGCACTCAGAGGGATGTCTGAAGGGCCACGTGGAAGACCCCACCCTTCAGGAGCTGAGGAGGGTCCAGACAGACCTCAGTCGGAGGCTGGAGGTATTTTATGCCCTGGGTGCCACACGGCAGGGGCAGAGCCGGGAGCAGTGTCTGCCATCCAGGGTGTCCGTGCTATGGCCCCCCACCAGCTGCAGGGTGAGTCCCA ACCCTGGGGGCCTTTTGAGGACCCCAATAGGAGGCTGGAGGGGCAGCTCAGGGCCGCGACTGAGGGCAGATTCACAGAAGAGAACGGTTCTGAATGCCCTCAACCCCCTGCCTTTTGTCGGAAGAACAGCTTCAGACCGCCAGCGCCAGCAGGGCGACCCTCTTCAGCTGCCTGGCGCAGATTGGGAATCCCATCCCTGCCAAAACAG cagcagcagcagcgagaGCCCCAAGCAAGAACTCCCACCTTGGCTCAACTCCCGCGTCCCAGACTTGCAGGGCATTGGCACCAAGTGGGCATCTCCTCTGGAGCTCTGTGTGCTGGGCCAGGGGCTGCAGCCAGAAGCCCGAATGAGCCGCAGCCAGGACAGATCCCAGCCAGAGTCACAAGCCCAACACAAGGAAGTATCTTGA
- the Pcare gene encoding photoreceptor cilium actin regulator isoform X2 encodes MGCTPSHNAIVNSVAKSGIQFFKKPKAVLPGCQWGSQQCPIPLLVQSSTFCDPGGELHLGQRLAEETASSKKLQAMAEDLCQLPKDMEGLIPESQTFQRNKSQSHVATDISSRTEGSHRTEVDFSGDGSKENTPQETSKGNREPTCPQSESQDPCCQTAPESKGKVDFPEPLVKAHQRAYAYLHSSLSRYEAVVRLVQQASQTWELLRPMLSFLLLCFEETSQLLGEIAKDGDVLLQEVRGDLAWPLRKGEPWEHPPDLLQQLLQYTVSKLQVVHGTVAALTGSFLEGSSSCLRATAGHLEGKLSTKRGIDECILRALGQLESLASGHGDPGLLGAPLCSEDSGIGADNESVHSLEKLGKQASWDFTAELGEWKPGTAAQVEARPSGHAWQKGPDWAGSDRPQDCPLSSPRIAKIQPAVQDEARSSSTCSAGPEAVTHRPSEAAKDIPWDSLGTEIPVGTHLSRSSGLIDAPSLSEDEDSSPEEEDELSSTGLHPEPQKALPSRPRSSPGTRESLFQPYSKKLRSPQAQEMILKMKEAISERIKFVPVLSRPQDWAEDEEGRTVAPPRPRSVSGSRRVPERQRRSHSEGCLKGHVEDPTLQELRRVQTDLSRRLEVFYALGATRQGQSREQCLPSRVSVLWPPTSCRVSPSSTLSKFKASLTQNFSILPNQDKSIFQRGSPCFDGDQPCQGKAGKLPNVIFCGKKNSRAPRDNEWDIRACSGRTSVKKLIETFSPAESPRMPRDGRNSGSSPCLKKWGIPAMPPRFPIYRGLAPMYSKPQISPAAGRDPFKAGMGWRPSAPFPSLPPAGASESEDISGEVEEDLENLPPPPLEVLMDKSFTALEHAECSQPAGSSLEETLSPGLQEASHPKGTWASPKLRASMSPVDLLPSKGNGSSPRLQSTRPGNTRNAGNSRKLTLDLNSPQTASPSPAAEGGAHSQVPAEDAAGFSKHRQKAIPWHHTNLTPGQSRTLEPSLVRFSRDPHSPEASRKGPERSPPGVRKASPQRAQWVSPGDRRLQSLPSTHGPSQPCLPAVPSSPSPPLSPRTLSPTATRKPTSPPFQHPQSNPAPGSPPAQRTETNTPSSASSSSPSVSPSRESKDTSHSEDSGATTAKASRNTCSIFFPAATSLFEAKSSSSTSHPRMLPDPGGLLRTPIGGWRGSSGPRLRADSQKRTVLNALNPLPFVGRTASDRQRQQGDPLQLPGADWESHPCQNSSSSSESPKQELPPWLNSRVPDLQGIGTKWASPLELCVLGQGLQPEARMSRSQDRSQPESQAQHKEVS; translated from the exons ATGGGGTGCACTCCATCACACAATGCCATCGTCAACAGCGTTGCCAAGAGTGGCATTCAGTTTTTTAAGAAGCCGAAGGCAGTTTTGCCAGGATGTCAGTGGGGCAGCCAACAATGCCCCATCCCTTTGCTGGTTCAAAGTTCCACCTTCTGTGACCCCGGTGGGGAGCTGCACCTGGGACAGAGGCTGGCAGAGGAGACGGCAAGTTCCAAGAAGCTCCAGGCCATGGCTGaagatctttgtcagctcccaaaAGATATGGAAGGACTGATCCCAGAAAGCCAAACCTTCCAGAGGAACAAATCACAAAGCCACGTAGCTACGGATATTTCATCCAGGACAGAAGGCTCGCATAGGACAGAAGTAGATTTTTCTGGGGACGGGAGTAAGGAAAACACTCCCCAGGAGACCTCAAAGGGGAACAGAGAGCCAACATGCCCTCAATCAGAGAGCCAGGACCCTTGTTGCCAAACCGCTCCTGAGTCAAAAGGCAAAGTGGACTTCCCGGAGCCCCTGGTGAAGGCCCACCAGCGCGCTTATGCCTACCTGCACTCCAGCCTCTCCAGATACGAAGCAGTGGTGCGCCTTGTCCAGCAAGCCAGCCAGACCTGGGAGCTGCTGAGGCCCATGCTCAGCTTCCTGCTGCTGTGCTTCGAGGAGACCAGCCAGCTTCTAGGAGAAATCGCTAAAGATGGAGATGTGCTCCTGCAGGAAGTTAGAGGGGATCTGGCATGGCCGCTGAGGAAAGGCGAGCCCTGGGAACACCCCCCAGACCTCCTGCAACAGCTGCTGCAGTACACGGTCAGCAAGTTGCAGGTGGTCCACGGCACAGTGGCCGCCCTCACTGGGAGCTTCCTGGAAGGCTCCAGCAGCTGCCTCAGAGCCACTGCCGGCCACCTGGAAGGTAAGCTGAGCACCAAGAGAGGTATTGATGAATGTATCCTAAGGGCCCTGGGACAACTAGAGAGCCTGGCCAGTGGCCACGGTGACCCTGGGCTGCTGGGTGCACCCTTATGCTCTGAGGACAGTGGCATTGGTGCTGATAATGAGTCCGTGCACTCCCTGGAGAAGCTGGGCAAGCAGGCCAGCTGGGACTTTACAGCAGAGCTTGGAGAATGGAAGCCCGGGACCGCAGCCCAAGTGGAGGCCCGGCCGTCAGGACATGCCTGGCAGAAAGGTCCAGACTGGGCAGGTTCAGACAGACCCCAGGACTGTCCACTGTCCAGTCCTAGGATAGCAAAGATTCAACCTGCAGTACAGGATGAAGCCAGGAGCTCGAGCACCTGCTCCGCAGGCCCAGAAGCAGTCACGCACAGGCCCTCAGAGGCTGCCAAAGACATTCCGTGGGACTCTCTGGGCACTGAGATCCCTGTGGGGACACACCTTTCTCGAAGCTCTGGACTGATTGATGCGCCATCCCTGAGTGAAGATGAGGACAGTAGcccagaggaggaagatgaactTAGCAGCACGGGCCTGCATCCTGAGCCTCAGAAAGCCCTACCTTCCAGACCACGATCCTCACCCGGCACCCGGGAAAGCCTGTTTCAACCCTACTCCAAGAAGCTTAGGAGCCCCCAGGCCCAGGAGATGATTCTGAAGATGAAAGAGGCCATCAGTGAAAGGATCAAGTTTGTCCCCGTGCTTTCCAGGCCCCAGGACTGGGCTGAGGACGAGGAGGGGAGGACAGTGGCCCCTCCCAGACCCAGATCAGTCAGTGGCAGCAGGAGGGTCCCTGAGAGACAAAGGAGGTCGCACTCAGAGGGATGTCTGAAGGGCCACGTGGAAGACCCCACCCTTCAGGAGCTGAGGAGGGTCCAGACAGACCTCAGTCGGAGGCTGGAGGTATTTTATGCCCTGGGTGCCACACGGCAGGGGCAGAGCCGGGAGCAGTGTCTGCCATCCAGGGTGTCCGTGCTATGGCCCCCCACCAGCTGCAGGGTGAGTCCCAGTAGCACCctcagcaagttcaaggcctctCTGACCCAAAACTTTAGCATTTTGCCCAATCAGGACAAGAGCATCTTCCAAAGAGGTAGTCCCTGCTTTGACGGTGACCAGCCCTGCCAGGGGAAGGCTGGAAAGCTGCCAAATGTCATCTTTTGTGGCAAGAAGAACAGTAGGGCTCCCAGGGACAACGAATGGGACATCAGGGCCTGTTCCGGCAGAACATCGGTGAAGAAGCTTATTGAAACTTTCAGTCCTGCCGAGAGTCCGAGGATGCCAAGGGACGGCAGGAACTCGGGGTCAAGCCCCTGCCTCaagaagtggggtattcctgcCATGCCTCCCAGGTTTCCTATATACAGGGGGCTAGCCCCCATGTATTCTAAGCCCCAGATTTCTCCAGCAGCAGGCAGAGACCCTTTCAAGGCAGGCATGGGCTGGAGGCCTTCCgcaccctttccctcccttcctccagcaGGGGCATCTGAGAGTGAAGACATTAGTGGTGAAGTGGAGGAGGACCTAGAGAACCTCCCTCCACCACCTCTGGAAGTCCTGATGGACAAATCCTTCACTGCTCTGGAACATGCAGAATGCAGCCAGCCAGCAGGGAGCTCCCTAGAAGAGACCCTATCACCAGGGCTTCAAGAGGCTAGCCACCCAAAAGGAACATGGGCTTCCCCCAAGCTGAGAGCCTCCATGAGCCCCGTGGACTTGCTCCCCAGCAAAGGCAATGGCAGCTCCCCGAGGTTACAGAGCACCAGGCCGGGGAACACCAGGAACGCGGGCAATTCCAGAAAGTTGACCTTGGACCTGAACTCTCCGCAAACAGCCAGCCCAAGCCCAGCGGCGGAGGGTGGGGCTCACAGTCAGGTGCCAGCAGAGGACGCGGCAGGCTTCTCCAAGCATCGCCAGAAGGCAATTCCCTGGCACCACACCAACCTGACACCTGGGCAAAGCAGGACGTTGGAGCCCAGCCTGGTCAGATTTTCACGAGATCCACACTCTCCAGAAGCATCCAGGAAGGGTCCAGAGAGAAGCCCTCCAGGAGTCAGAAAGGCCTCTCCCCAAAGAGCACAGTGGGTATCCCCAGGGGACAGGAGGCTGCAGAGCCTGCCCTCCACTCATGGACCATCCCAGCCGTGCCTCCCTGCTGTCCCCAGCTCCCCGAGTCCGCCTCTGAGCCCCAGGACGCTAAGCCCCACAGCCACAAGGAAACCAACTTCCCCACCATTTCAGCACCCACAGTCCAACCCAGCCCCAGGGAGCCCTCCTGCCCAACGGACAGAAACAAACaccccctcctctgcttcctcttcatCCCCCTCAGTGTCTCCGTCTCGGGAGTCCAAGGACACAAGTCACTCTGAGGACAGTGGGGCTACCACagccaaagcatccaggaacACGTGTTCCATATTCTTCCCAGCCGCCACTTCTCTCTTTGAAGCTAAATCATCCTCCTCAACATCTCACCCACGAATGCTGCCAGACCCTGGGGGCCTTTTGAGGACCCCAATAGGAGGCTGGAGGGGCAGCTCAGGGCCGCGACTGAGGGCAGATTCACAGAAGAGAACGGTTCTGAATGCCCTCAACCCCCTGCCTTTTGTCGGAAGAACAGCTTCAGACCGCCAGCGCCAGCAGGGCGACCCTCTTCAGCTGCCTGGCGCAGATTGGGAATCCCATCCCTGCCAAAACAG cagcagcagcagcgagaGCCCCAAGCAAGAACTCCCACCTTGGCTCAACTCCCGCGTCCCAGACTTGCAGGGCATTGGCACCAAGTGGGCATCTCCTCTGGAGCTCTGTGTGCTGGGCCAGGGGCTGCAGCCAGAAGCCCGAATGAGCCGCAGCCAGGACAGATCCCAGCCAGAGTCACAAGCCCAACACAAGGAAGTATCTTGA
- the Pcare gene encoding photoreceptor cilium actin regulator isoform X1, with protein sequence MGCTPSHNAIVNSVAKSGIQFFKKPKAVLPGCQWGSQQCPIPLLVQSSTFCDPGGELHLGQRLAEETASSKKLQAMAEDLCQLPKDMEGLIPESQTFQRNKSQSHVATDISSRTEGSHRTEVDFSGDGSKENTPQETSKGNREPTCPQSESQDPCCQTAPESKGKVDFPEPLVKAHQRAYAYLHSSLSRYEAVVRLVQQASQTWELLRPMLSFLLLCFEETSQLLGEIAKDGDVLLQEVRGDLAWPLRKGEPWEHPPDLLQQLLQYTVSKLQVVHGTVAALTGSFLEGSSSCLRATAGHLEGKLSTKRGIDECILRALGQLESLASGHGDPGLLGAPLCSEDSGIGADNESVHSLEKLGKQASWDFTAELGEWKPGTAAQVEARPSGHAWQKGPDWAGSDRPQDCPLSSPRIAKIQPAVQDEARSSSTCSAGPEAVTHRPSEAAKDIPWDSLGTEIPVGTHLSRSSGLIDAPSLSEDEDSSPEEEDELSSTGLHPEPQKALPSRPRSSPGTRESLFQPYSKKLRSPQAQEMILKMKEAISERIKFVPVLSRPQDWAEDEEGRTVAPPRPRSVSGSRRVPERQRRSHSEGCLKGHVEDPTLQELRRVQTDLSRRLEVFYALGATRQGQSREQCLPSRVSVLWPPTSCRVSPSSTLSKFKASLTQNFSILPNQDKSIFQRGSPCFDGDQPCQGKAGKLPNVIFCGKKNSRAPRDNEWDIRACSGRTSVKKLIETFSPAESPRMPRDGRNSGSSPCLKKWGIPAMPPRFPIYRGLAPMYSKPQISPAAGRDPFKAGMGWRPSAPFPSLPPAGASESEDISGEVEEDLENLPPPPLEVLMDKSFTALEHAECSQPAGSSLEETLSPGLQEASHPKGTWASPKLRASMSPVDLLPSKGNGSSPRLQSTRPGNTRNAGNSRKLTLDLNSPQTASPSPAAEGGAHSQVPAEDAAGFSKHRQKAIPWHHTNLTPGQSRTLEPSLVRFSRDPHSPEASRKGPERSPPGVRKASPQRAQWVSPGDRRLQSLPSTHGPSQPCLPAVPSSPSPPLSPRTLSPTATRKPTSPPFQHPQSNPAPGSPPAQRTETNTPSSASSSSPSVSPSRESKDTSHSEDSGATTAKASRNTCSIFFPAATSLFEAKSSSSTSHPRMLPDPGGLLRTPIGGWRGSSGPRLRADSQKRTVLNALNPLPFVGRTASDRQRQQGDPLQLPGADWESHPCQNRLVHRFDTYVHGKPRACCHRQNVTGLYSSSSSESPKQELPPWLNSRVPDLQGIGTKWASPLELCVLGQGLQPEARMSRSQDRSQPESQAQHKEVS encoded by the exons ATGGGGTGCACTCCATCACACAATGCCATCGTCAACAGCGTTGCCAAGAGTGGCATTCAGTTTTTTAAGAAGCCGAAGGCAGTTTTGCCAGGATGTCAGTGGGGCAGCCAACAATGCCCCATCCCTTTGCTGGTTCAAAGTTCCACCTTCTGTGACCCCGGTGGGGAGCTGCACCTGGGACAGAGGCTGGCAGAGGAGACGGCAAGTTCCAAGAAGCTCCAGGCCATGGCTGaagatctttgtcagctcccaaaAGATATGGAAGGACTGATCCCAGAAAGCCAAACCTTCCAGAGGAACAAATCACAAAGCCACGTAGCTACGGATATTTCATCCAGGACAGAAGGCTCGCATAGGACAGAAGTAGATTTTTCTGGGGACGGGAGTAAGGAAAACACTCCCCAGGAGACCTCAAAGGGGAACAGAGAGCCAACATGCCCTCAATCAGAGAGCCAGGACCCTTGTTGCCAAACCGCTCCTGAGTCAAAAGGCAAAGTGGACTTCCCGGAGCCCCTGGTGAAGGCCCACCAGCGCGCTTATGCCTACCTGCACTCCAGCCTCTCCAGATACGAAGCAGTGGTGCGCCTTGTCCAGCAAGCCAGCCAGACCTGGGAGCTGCTGAGGCCCATGCTCAGCTTCCTGCTGCTGTGCTTCGAGGAGACCAGCCAGCTTCTAGGAGAAATCGCTAAAGATGGAGATGTGCTCCTGCAGGAAGTTAGAGGGGATCTGGCATGGCCGCTGAGGAAAGGCGAGCCCTGGGAACACCCCCCAGACCTCCTGCAACAGCTGCTGCAGTACACGGTCAGCAAGTTGCAGGTGGTCCACGGCACAGTGGCCGCCCTCACTGGGAGCTTCCTGGAAGGCTCCAGCAGCTGCCTCAGAGCCACTGCCGGCCACCTGGAAGGTAAGCTGAGCACCAAGAGAGGTATTGATGAATGTATCCTAAGGGCCCTGGGACAACTAGAGAGCCTGGCCAGTGGCCACGGTGACCCTGGGCTGCTGGGTGCACCCTTATGCTCTGAGGACAGTGGCATTGGTGCTGATAATGAGTCCGTGCACTCCCTGGAGAAGCTGGGCAAGCAGGCCAGCTGGGACTTTACAGCAGAGCTTGGAGAATGGAAGCCCGGGACCGCAGCCCAAGTGGAGGCCCGGCCGTCAGGACATGCCTGGCAGAAAGGTCCAGACTGGGCAGGTTCAGACAGACCCCAGGACTGTCCACTGTCCAGTCCTAGGATAGCAAAGATTCAACCTGCAGTACAGGATGAAGCCAGGAGCTCGAGCACCTGCTCCGCAGGCCCAGAAGCAGTCACGCACAGGCCCTCAGAGGCTGCCAAAGACATTCCGTGGGACTCTCTGGGCACTGAGATCCCTGTGGGGACACACCTTTCTCGAAGCTCTGGACTGATTGATGCGCCATCCCTGAGTGAAGATGAGGACAGTAGcccagaggaggaagatgaactTAGCAGCACGGGCCTGCATCCTGAGCCTCAGAAAGCCCTACCTTCCAGACCACGATCCTCACCCGGCACCCGGGAAAGCCTGTTTCAACCCTACTCCAAGAAGCTTAGGAGCCCCCAGGCCCAGGAGATGATTCTGAAGATGAAAGAGGCCATCAGTGAAAGGATCAAGTTTGTCCCCGTGCTTTCCAGGCCCCAGGACTGGGCTGAGGACGAGGAGGGGAGGACAGTGGCCCCTCCCAGACCCAGATCAGTCAGTGGCAGCAGGAGGGTCCCTGAGAGACAAAGGAGGTCGCACTCAGAGGGATGTCTGAAGGGCCACGTGGAAGACCCCACCCTTCAGGAGCTGAGGAGGGTCCAGACAGACCTCAGTCGGAGGCTGGAGGTATTTTATGCCCTGGGTGCCACACGGCAGGGGCAGAGCCGGGAGCAGTGTCTGCCATCCAGGGTGTCCGTGCTATGGCCCCCCACCAGCTGCAGGGTGAGTCCCAGTAGCACCctcagcaagttcaaggcctctCTGACCCAAAACTTTAGCATTTTGCCCAATCAGGACAAGAGCATCTTCCAAAGAGGTAGTCCCTGCTTTGACGGTGACCAGCCCTGCCAGGGGAAGGCTGGAAAGCTGCCAAATGTCATCTTTTGTGGCAAGAAGAACAGTAGGGCTCCCAGGGACAACGAATGGGACATCAGGGCCTGTTCCGGCAGAACATCGGTGAAGAAGCTTATTGAAACTTTCAGTCCTGCCGAGAGTCCGAGGATGCCAAGGGACGGCAGGAACTCGGGGTCAAGCCCCTGCCTCaagaagtggggtattcctgcCATGCCTCCCAGGTTTCCTATATACAGGGGGCTAGCCCCCATGTATTCTAAGCCCCAGATTTCTCCAGCAGCAGGCAGAGACCCTTTCAAGGCAGGCATGGGCTGGAGGCCTTCCgcaccctttccctcccttcctccagcaGGGGCATCTGAGAGTGAAGACATTAGTGGTGAAGTGGAGGAGGACCTAGAGAACCTCCCTCCACCACCTCTGGAAGTCCTGATGGACAAATCCTTCACTGCTCTGGAACATGCAGAATGCAGCCAGCCAGCAGGGAGCTCCCTAGAAGAGACCCTATCACCAGGGCTTCAAGAGGCTAGCCACCCAAAAGGAACATGGGCTTCCCCCAAGCTGAGAGCCTCCATGAGCCCCGTGGACTTGCTCCCCAGCAAAGGCAATGGCAGCTCCCCGAGGTTACAGAGCACCAGGCCGGGGAACACCAGGAACGCGGGCAATTCCAGAAAGTTGACCTTGGACCTGAACTCTCCGCAAACAGCCAGCCCAAGCCCAGCGGCGGAGGGTGGGGCTCACAGTCAGGTGCCAGCAGAGGACGCGGCAGGCTTCTCCAAGCATCGCCAGAAGGCAATTCCCTGGCACCACACCAACCTGACACCTGGGCAAAGCAGGACGTTGGAGCCCAGCCTGGTCAGATTTTCACGAGATCCACACTCTCCAGAAGCATCCAGGAAGGGTCCAGAGAGAAGCCCTCCAGGAGTCAGAAAGGCCTCTCCCCAAAGAGCACAGTGGGTATCCCCAGGGGACAGGAGGCTGCAGAGCCTGCCCTCCACTCATGGACCATCCCAGCCGTGCCTCCCTGCTGTCCCCAGCTCCCCGAGTCCGCCTCTGAGCCCCAGGACGCTAAGCCCCACAGCCACAAGGAAACCAACTTCCCCACCATTTCAGCACCCACAGTCCAACCCAGCCCCAGGGAGCCCTCCTGCCCAACGGACAGAAACAAACaccccctcctctgcttcctcttcatCCCCCTCAGTGTCTCCGTCTCGGGAGTCCAAGGACACAAGTCACTCTGAGGACAGTGGGGCTACCACagccaaagcatccaggaacACGTGTTCCATATTCTTCCCAGCCGCCACTTCTCTCTTTGAAGCTAAATCATCCTCCTCAACATCTCACCCACGAATGCTGCCAGACCCTGGGGGCCTTTTGAGGACCCCAATAGGAGGCTGGAGGGGCAGCTCAGGGCCGCGACTGAGGGCAGATTCACAGAAGAGAACGGTTCTGAATGCCCTCAACCCCCTGCCTTTTGTCGGAAGAACAGCTTCAGACCGCCAGCGCCAGCAGGGCGACCCTCTTCAGCTGCCTGGCGCAGATTGGGAATCCCATCCCTGCCAAAACAG GCTTGTCCACAGGTTTGACACCTATGTGCATGGTAAGCCAAGAGCATGTTGTCACAGGCAGAATGTCACAGGGCTGTACAG cagcagcagcagcgagaGCCCCAAGCAAGAACTCCCACCTTGGCTCAACTCCCGCGTCCCAGACTTGCAGGGCATTGGCACCAAGTGGGCATCTCCTCTGGAGCTCTGTGTGCTGGGCCAGGGGCTGCAGCCAGAAGCCCGAATGAGCCGCAGCCAGGACAGATCCCAGCCAGAGTCACAAGCCCAACACAAGGAAGTATCTTGA